A stretch of Paracoccus sp. N5 DNA encodes these proteins:
- a CDS encoding ATP-binding protein, which translates to MMTTRQILALLNSHIEGDEDQFLSVALQIAAQQAREGKPDDAEKLKRLVQKARDQRRLGVPAGGQTPIPMARPRAELQGLVESTYPKTTLASMVLPDDARNRLARVVRQQQERATLRDFGQKPATHLLLVGPPGTGKTMTASALAGELRLPLFTVRLESLFSRYFGETAAKMRILFDQIAQTRGVYLLDEFDAIGARRGDPNDVGEIRRVLNSVLAFMEEPNSTDSLVLAATNHVEILDEALARRFDEVVEYMLPDAAAARAIIEKRLGKFKVSARSWPALAAALDGLSPGELVRAADSVVKDAIIDGVAKISADALRSALHDRQTFKGKFRKGSDL; encoded by the coding sequence ATGATGACGACACGGCAAATTCTCGCCCTTCTCAATTCGCATATTGAGGGCGACGAGGATCAGTTCCTTTCGGTGGCGTTGCAGATCGCGGCGCAACAAGCCCGTGAGGGGAAACCCGATGACGCGGAGAAACTGAAGCGTCTTGTGCAGAAGGCCCGCGATCAGCGCCGTCTTGGGGTTCCGGCGGGCGGGCAGACCCCGATACCGATGGCTCGGCCGCGCGCCGAGCTTCAGGGACTTGTAGAAAGCACCTATCCCAAGACCACCTTGGCGAGCATGGTGCTGCCGGATGATGCCAGGAACCGTCTGGCCCGTGTCGTGCGGCAGCAGCAGGAGCGAGCCACGCTTCGGGACTTCGGGCAAAAGCCCGCGACGCATCTGCTTCTTGTCGGGCCGCCGGGCACCGGCAAGACCATGACGGCCTCGGCGCTGGCCGGGGAACTTCGACTGCCCTTGTTTACTGTTCGGCTGGAATCCCTGTTCAGTCGCTACTTTGGCGAGACGGCTGCAAAAATGCGCATCCTGTTCGATCAGATTGCGCAGACTCGGGGCGTTTATCTTCTCGACGAGTTCGACGCCATCGGCGCACGGCGGGGCGATCCGAACGACGTGGGCGAAATCCGCCGGGTGCTGAACTCGGTGCTGGCCTTCATGGAGGAGCCGAACTCCACGGATAGCCTCGTGCTGGCCGCCACCAACCATGTCGAAATTCTCGACGAAGCATTGGCTCGCCGTTTTGACGAAGTGGTCGAATATATGCTGCCCGACGCGGCGGCTGCGCGTGCGATCATTGAAAAGCGGCTTGGCAAGTTCAAGGTGAGTGCGCGGTCATGGCCTGCTTTGGCTGCTGCGCTAGACGGACTGAGCCCCGGGGAATTGGTCCGGGCTGCGGACTCGGTGGTAAAAGACGCCATTATTGACGGTGTGGCAAAGATTTCGGCTGACGCGCTGCGTTCGGCTCTGCATGATCGCCAGACGTTCAAGGGTAAGTTTCGGAAGGGCTCCGATCTGTAG
- a CDS encoding S8 family serine peptidase yields the protein MAEQGDFGARKHVHISFDVFRDGIAYSYPRRKVDPKPLRDDYAAHSKALLDQLTAALGDTPVAGQDGRLPVEGLKAGAIVEVGTMPPPPEDGRAQAVKLPKGLEFPTQDVVVLRSERRDDRTESALLFVPDDARAFLQGRIRSYGQPRGNQPPADVEKFERVETIRAAEAHALFVGKVDFASPELLWWELWVRHDGKIVEGVAAAARLAALDVHEDRLLFPDTTVLFVHASAEGVTGFVGRIPGAVAEIRKATGTIEPFLDRGEKGLGSQDWTADLAKRIVPPPQDANAVCALDTGVAAQHPLIAPALHGAWAYDAAWGADDHHPHGGHGTPLAGLALYGDLEPLMNDARQLQLAHAVESMKLLPPKGFPKTEPPSYGVVTEGAVALVEAERPNVLRAFCLANSACDFPPERPSSWSGALDQIASGSMPGDQAEGVPAAERPKRLMVVATGNMPGGKLDHVRLSHPLEDPSQSWNALTIGGFTRKETPPANPPGLKPVVPANHRSPFSLGSQTLSSDLTPIKPEVLFEAGNMIADPSGDCGWEPSVSLLAPGSNVLHEPLVPFCATSAAAGMAGHFVGALQAALPDLWPETHRALAVDSAHWPEPIRKRLIGTGQHWKTGTKAAKQAILREVGYGVPDLQRAINSASNDVTLIAQAPIQPFVIGESGGPVFNEMHFYDLPWPKAALEKIENGVVTMKVTLSYFVEPNLSGRAATRPETYRSFGLRFAMKKRSDTKEQFKRRVSGQQEKDTPGLQQEGDFWLLGSNAVQAGSLHCDLWRGRAIDLALHDAIGVYPVTGWWKTHPGQRRFNDKGRYALVISITAPGHNVDMHSEISALVAAKIASTVTP from the coding sequence ATGGCGGAGCAAGGTGATTTCGGTGCGCGCAAGCATGTGCATATATCATTCGACGTTTTTCGGGATGGAATTGCCTACTCCTATCCACGGCGGAAAGTAGACCCCAAGCCGCTCCGGGATGATTATGCGGCGCATTCAAAAGCTCTTCTCGATCAACTGACCGCAGCCCTTGGAGATACTCCCGTTGCCGGGCAGGATGGCCGCTTGCCGGTTGAGGGGCTGAAGGCAGGTGCCATCGTCGAAGTCGGCACCATGCCCCCGCCGCCGGAGGACGGTCGTGCCCAAGCTGTGAAGTTGCCGAAAGGATTGGAATTTCCCACGCAGGACGTGGTTGTCCTGCGGTCAGAGCGGCGTGACGACCGGACGGAAAGCGCGCTCCTCTTTGTGCCGGATGATGCCCGGGCGTTTCTACAAGGCCGCATTCGCTCCTATGGGCAACCCCGGGGAAATCAGCCTCCGGCAGACGTGGAAAAGTTCGAGCGGGTGGAAACCATCCGTGCGGCCGAGGCCCATGCCCTGTTTGTCGGCAAGGTCGATTTTGCTTCCCCTGAACTTTTGTGGTGGGAGCTTTGGGTTCGGCACGACGGCAAGATCGTCGAAGGAGTTGCGGCGGCTGCGCGACTGGCTGCGCTCGACGTTCACGAAGACCGGCTCCTCTTTCCCGATACCACGGTGCTTTTCGTTCACGCCTCGGCCGAGGGAGTTACCGGATTCGTCGGGCGTATCCCGGGGGCCGTGGCGGAGATCAGGAAGGCAACGGGGACGATTGAACCATTCCTCGACCGGGGCGAGAAGGGTTTGGGGTCGCAGGATTGGACCGCAGACCTTGCCAAGCGCATCGTCCCGCCGCCGCAGGACGCCAACGCGGTCTGTGCATTGGATACGGGCGTTGCAGCGCAGCACCCGCTTATCGCGCCCGCTCTGCATGGGGCTTGGGCCTATGATGCGGCATGGGGGGCGGACGATCACCACCCCCATGGCGGGCACGGCACTCCCCTCGCTGGGCTGGCGCTTTATGGCGATCTTGAGCCCCTGATGAACGACGCGCGGCAGCTGCAGCTTGCCCATGCGGTCGAGTCCATGAAGTTGCTGCCGCCAAAGGGCTTTCCGAAGACAGAGCCGCCGAGCTATGGTGTCGTGACCGAAGGCGCGGTTGCGCTGGTGGAGGCAGAGAGGCCGAACGTGCTCCGCGCGTTCTGCCTTGCCAACTCGGCCTGTGATTTTCCGCCGGAAAGGCCGTCCAGCTGGAGCGGCGCATTGGATCAGATCGCTTCGGGCTCGATGCCGGGCGATCAGGCAGAAGGTGTTCCGGCGGCCGAGCGACCTAAACGGCTGATGGTGGTCGCGACCGGCAACATGCCCGGCGGGAAGCTCGACCATGTGCGGCTGTCCCATCCTCTCGAAGACCCGTCACAAAGCTGGAACGCGCTCACCATCGGCGGTTTCACCCGCAAGGAGACGCCGCCCGCGAATCCGCCGGGCCTGAAGCCGGTTGTGCCCGCAAACCACCGCAGCCCGTTCAGCTTGGGATCGCAGACGCTTTCGTCCGACCTCACCCCGATCAAACCCGAGGTGTTGTTCGAGGCAGGCAACATGATCGCCGATCCGTCCGGGGATTGCGGATGGGAGCCGTCGGTTTCCCTTCTCGCTCCGGGCTCCAATGTCCTGCATGAACCGCTTGTGCCGTTCTGTGCCACCAGCGCGGCGGCGGGGATGGCGGGGCACTTCGTGGGCGCGCTGCAAGCCGCATTGCCTGACCTATGGCCCGAGACGCACAGGGCACTGGCTGTTGACTCGGCGCATTGGCCCGAACCGATCCGCAAGCGGCTGATCGGCACCGGGCAGCATTGGAAGACCGGGACCAAAGCAGCGAAGCAAGCGATCCTGCGAGAAGTCGGATATGGGGTGCCCGACCTGCAACGTGCGATAAACTCGGCAAGCAATGACGTGACGCTGATTGCACAGGCCCCGATTCAGCCCTTCGTGATCGGTGAGAGCGGCGGGCCGGTCTTCAACGAGATGCACTTCTATGACCTGCCTTGGCCCAAGGCGGCGCTCGAAAAGATCGAAAATGGAGTCGTCACCATGAAAGTGACGCTTTCCTATTTCGTCGAACCGAACCTGTCTGGCCGCGCGGCGACCCGGCCCGAGACCTATCGGTCCTTTGGTCTTCGGTTCGCTATGAAAAAGCGATCCGACACGAAGGAGCAATTCAAGCGCCGGGTTTCAGGCCAGCAGGAGAAGGACACGCCCGGGCTGCAGCAGGAGGGCGATTTCTGGCTGCTGGGCTCCAACGCGGTTCAAGCCGGGTCGCTGCACTGTGACCTGTGGCGCGGGCGGGCGATTGACCTCGCCTTGCATGACGCCATCGGAGTTTATCCTGTCACCGGCTGGTGGAAGACCCATCCCGGGCAGAGGCGGTTCAACGACAAGGGGCGTTATGCGCTGGTGATTTCTATTACCGCCCCCGGGCACAACGTCGATATGCACTCCGAAATCAGCGCCCTCGTTGCCGCCAAGATCGCCTCGACCGTCACCCCTTAA
- a CDS encoding metallophosphoesterase produces MHWFTADPHYSHGNIIRFCDRPFPDVAAMNARLLAECRARVQPDDDLWILGDFTAGRSTDARRREVRGIFHALPGRKHLIRGNHDEDWVCDLPWDSVSETADIVVDKRRLFLCHYPMITWPGARHQGLQLFGHVHQNWRGSRNSVNIGVDVWNFRPVTLQEIERRAARLPVNAHWDQVEPGRAWPTVPCAGCGRILDPALVSGHAVVRNGRIVVAATNETIVLMGEAMRKWLPEGRHVCPECIGGYLSVSEVTLPAGFSFDETRNRAVPREK; encoded by the coding sequence ATGCACTGGTTCACGGCCGACCCGCACTATTCGCACGGCAATATCATTCGCTTCTGCGACCGCCCGTTCCCGGACGTGGCCGCGATGAACGCCCGTCTGCTGGCTGAATGCCGGGCCCGGGTCCAGCCAGATGACGATCTTTGGATTCTCGGAGACTTCACCGCAGGAAGATCCACTGATGCGCGGCGGCGTGAGGTGCGCGGCATCTTCCATGCCCTGCCGGGTCGGAAACACCTGATCCGGGGCAACCACGATGAAGACTGGGTCTGCGACCTGCCCTGGGACAGCGTAAGCGAGACCGCCGATATTGTCGTAGACAAGCGGCGCTTGTTTCTCTGCCACTATCCGATGATCACCTGGCCCGGCGCGCGGCATCAAGGTTTGCAGCTTTTCGGTCATGTGCATCAGAACTGGCGAGGGTCCCGCAACAGCGTCAATATCGGCGTTGATGTCTGGAACTTCAGACCGGTCACGCTGCAGGAAATTGAACGCCGCGCGGCCAGACTCCCGGTCAACGCGCATTGGGATCAGGTCGAACCCGGCCGTGCCTGGCCCACGGTGCCCTGCGCTGGCTGCGGTCGGATCCTGGATCCCGCGCTTGTGTCCGGCCATGCCGTGGTGCGCAACGGGCGGATCGTGGTGGCCGCGACCAACGAGACGATCGTCCTCATGGGAGAGGCCATGCGCAAATGGCTGCCGGAGGGCCGGCATGTCTGCCCCGAATGTATTGGCGGCTATCTCTCAGTCAGTGAGGTCACGCTACCTGCCGGATTTAGCTTCGATGAGACGCGGAACCGCGCCGTTCCCAGGGAGAAATAG
- a CDS encoding DUF6634 family protein has translation MKLSPTDRAWFDKVLRAIAAAEVGPSDADLAQAPVLSDWKAAISPGGHIMLWGEVTDHPLLGTTSITTSQLIAIDAEAGWARTASRWYRLGRSIEALEAELAESLNGKKSNADAIRFTLPGFMNVDDPALLAQLLSEYITRVREIDAADRASSGQDM, from the coding sequence ATGAAACTCTCGCCCACCGACCGCGCCTGGTTCGATAAGGTGCTGCGCGCCATTGCCGCGGCCGAAGTCGGCCCCTCTGACGCAGACCTCGCGCAGGCGCCGGTTCTGTCCGACTGGAAAGCAGCGATTTCGCCGGGTGGTCATATCATGCTGTGGGGCGAGGTGACCGACCACCCGCTCCTCGGCACAACGAGCATCACCACCTCGCAGCTGATCGCTATCGATGCCGAGGCGGGATGGGCACGAACCGCATCCCGCTGGTATCGGCTGGGCCGATCCATCGAGGCACTCGAAGCCGAGTTGGCAGAATCCCTGAACGGGAAGAAGTCCAACGCCGACGCCATCCGGTTTACCCTTCCGGGTTTCATGAACGTGGACGATCCCGCGCTTCTGGCACAGCTGCTGTCCGAGTATATCACGCGGGTGCGCGAGATCGACGCTGCGGACCGGGCCTCCTCCGGACAGGACATGTGA
- a CDS encoding AAA family ATPase produces MADAIGTETRLGRMLQRGAISIVGLRLVPHEIETVFIRALCPDWILADPASDHHEQIRIHRTPDRIEASQLAADDLPLILLGNPDQLSDMIQALDPLVISDASPGKERICWMIAWCYPRVGSSPSAMAAIEKRLPAEELLRQLSGAQIVAAMRASTANGAIRTLIRLTSPKVGPSKQLSDVPPLSSIVGLGAATGLAAQIVQDLQAWSKGTLSWTEICRGLLLSGEPGTGKTLLARAMANEAGISFVSGSYAIWQRYKDGHLGTMLKAMNSTFLEATEAAPCILFIDEIDAFRTRTYRDDHGSSYSEKVTAALLEQLDGVAGREGVVVLAACNHPEQVDPAVIRSGRFDQHIRIGLPTTSELATILRQHLGGDLPDIDLTRLTSLVPGKTGADCAAALRMARTAARSAGRPLHEGDLRTALLGDQNGFHAPLRSRVAVHEVGHFVVAVALQLGTPIGLRLFADHGEFRMDLYPFQPCAPELHAFRVKDLAGREAERLIFGDVSAGAGGPSDSDLGKAMMGLMLEELSLGLGTSGPLWLAPAPDPKNFFSLPEALQARIRQMLSAAERQAHMILSPNRGLIIEMAERLAERFAMGAEELAEYSQRVVMPALPFGPTGEMVVTDG; encoded by the coding sequence TTGGCCGACGCAATCGGCACCGAGACCCGTCTGGGACGGATGCTGCAGCGTGGGGCGATTTCTATCGTGGGGCTGCGTCTTGTGCCGCATGAGATAGAAACGGTGTTCATACGTGCGCTTTGCCCCGACTGGATCCTGGCAGACCCGGCCAGTGATCATCACGAGCAAATTCGGATCCACCGCACCCCGGACAGGATTGAAGCCTCGCAACTGGCCGCTGACGATCTACCGTTGATCCTCTTAGGGAATCCGGACCAGCTTTCAGACATGATCCAGGCGCTGGATCCGCTGGTCATCTCCGATGCGTCGCCCGGCAAAGAACGGATCTGCTGGATGATCGCATGGTGCTACCCGCGGGTCGGCTCCAGCCCGTCCGCGATGGCAGCCATCGAAAAGCGCCTGCCGGCTGAAGAGCTGCTGCGTCAGTTGTCCGGCGCACAGATCGTTGCGGCCATGCGCGCCTCAACCGCAAACGGCGCGATCCGGACGCTCATCCGGCTCACTTCCCCTAAGGTCGGGCCGTCAAAACAGCTATCGGACGTGCCGCCGCTTTCCTCTATCGTGGGACTAGGCGCTGCAACAGGCCTGGCGGCGCAAATCGTTCAAGACCTTCAGGCCTGGTCAAAGGGCACTCTATCATGGACTGAGATCTGTAGGGGCCTCTTGCTGTCCGGAGAGCCCGGCACCGGCAAGACTCTGCTGGCACGAGCCATGGCCAACGAGGCCGGTATCTCCTTCGTCTCGGGCAGCTACGCCATCTGGCAGCGTTACAAAGACGGGCATCTGGGCACCATGCTGAAGGCGATGAATAGCACATTCCTCGAGGCGACTGAGGCAGCCCCATGCATCCTGTTCATCGATGAGATCGATGCTTTCAGGACACGCACCTATCGCGACGATCACGGCTCATCCTACTCTGAAAAGGTGACCGCGGCCCTGCTGGAGCAGTTGGATGGGGTCGCCGGTCGTGAGGGCGTGGTCGTTCTGGCGGCCTGCAACCATCCCGAGCAGGTAGACCCGGCGGTCATCCGATCCGGTCGCTTTGATCAGCACATCCGGATCGGGCTTCCAACCACATCGGAACTCGCCACCATACTCCGTCAGCATCTGGGTGGCGATCTTCCGGATATCGATCTGACCAGGCTCACCTCTCTGGTGCCGGGCAAGACCGGAGCAGACTGCGCGGCCGCGCTACGGATGGCCCGCACCGCGGCCCGGTCGGCCGGACGACCGCTTCACGAGGGCGACCTCAGAACGGCCTTGCTAGGAGACCAGAATGGGTTTCATGCGCCGCTGCGCAGCCGGGTCGCCGTGCATGAGGTTGGGCATTTTGTTGTGGCGGTCGCGCTGCAACTGGGAACACCGATCGGGCTACGGCTTTTTGCGGACCACGGGGAATTCCGTATGGATCTGTATCCGTTCCAGCCGTGTGCGCCTGAACTGCATGCTTTCCGCGTCAAGGATCTGGCCGGCCGTGAAGCGGAGCGTCTGATTTTTGGCGATGTCAGTGCCGGGGCCGGCGGTCCGTCCGACAGCGACCTGGGCAAGGCCATGATGGGGCTGATGCTTGAGGAGTTGTCGCTCGGGCTCGGGACATCCGGCCCGCTCTGGCTTGCACCGGCGCCAGACCCGAAGAACTTCTTCTCACTGCCCGAGGCCCTGCAGGCCCGGATCCGGCAAATGCTCTCCGCCGCAGAGCGCCAGGCACATATGATTCTGAGCCCAAATCGCGGCCTGATCATCGAGATGGCCGAACGGCTGGCAGAGCGATTTGCCATGGGAGCAGAGGAACTTGCCGAATATTCTCAACGGGTCGTGATGCCGGCCCTTCCTTTCGGCCCCACCGGAGAGATGGTGGTCACCGATGGCTGA
- a CDS encoding type I restriction-modification system subunit M: MTDEQKKKLEQQLWAIANTLRGKMGADEFRDYILGFIFYKYLSERMHLYANRILSEGLEPGETAPDYATVKADSINGMDIIAAVREASVEALGYFLKPGELFSDIARRGAQGEFILGELTAILANIERSTMGSASEDDFGNLFEDMDLTSTKLGRTEEAKNDLIAKVLVHLDGIDFRLDDAGADILGDAYEYLIGQFASGAGKKAGEFYTPQEVSTILARIVTTGKERLKSVYDPTCGSGSLLLRVAKEVREVADFYGQEMNRTTYNLARMNMILHGVHYSRFDIQQEDTLEHPAHEGQLFEAIVANPPFSAKWSARPIFLQDDRFAPYGRLAPASKADFAFVQHMLAHLDDNGTMAVVLPHGALFRGGAEGAIREFIIREKNWLDAVIGLPANIFYGTTIPTCIMVFKKCRETDEVLFVDASSCFEKAKNQNYLRTQDIDRIVEAYRSRAEVERFAHNAPRAEIAGKDWNLNIPRYVETFQAEAPIDLAAVTADLKAVDAEMEGVDAKLRAFCAELGLEAPV, from the coding sequence ATGACGGACGAGCAGAAGAAGAAGCTGGAACAACAGCTCTGGGCTATCGCCAACACGCTGCGCGGCAAGATGGGCGCGGACGAGTTCCGGGATTACATCCTGGGCTTCATCTTCTACAAATACCTGTCCGAGCGGATGCACCTTTACGCGAACCGGATCCTGTCTGAGGGGCTGGAGCCGGGCGAGACCGCGCCGGACTACGCCACCGTCAAGGCGGACAGCATCAACGGTATGGACATCATCGCCGCTGTGCGGGAGGCCTCGGTAGAGGCCCTCGGCTATTTTCTGAAGCCGGGCGAGCTCTTCAGCGACATCGCCCGACGGGGCGCGCAGGGCGAGTTTATCCTGGGCGAGCTGACCGCGATCCTCGCCAATATCGAACGTTCCACCATGGGCTCCGCCTCCGAAGATGACTTCGGTAACCTGTTCGAGGACATGGACTTGACCTCGACCAAGCTCGGCCGGACCGAGGAGGCCAAGAACGACCTGATCGCCAAGGTGCTCGTCCATCTGGACGGCATCGACTTCCGGCTGGACGATGCGGGTGCGGACATCCTGGGAGATGCCTATGAATATCTGATCGGTCAGTTCGCCAGCGGCGCCGGCAAGAAGGCGGGAGAGTTCTACACTCCGCAGGAGGTTTCCACCATCCTTGCCCGGATCGTCACCACCGGCAAGGAACGGCTGAAATCCGTTTATGACCCCACCTGCGGTTCCGGCTCCCTGCTCTTGCGCGTTGCCAAGGAGGTGCGGGAGGTAGCGGACTTCTACGGCCAGGAGATGAACCGCACCACCTACAACCTGGCGCGGATGAACATGATTCTGCACGGGGTCCACTACAGCCGCTTCGATATCCAGCAGGAGGACACACTCGAACATCCAGCCCACGAGGGTCAGCTGTTCGAGGCGATCGTGGCGAACCCGCCGTTCTCGGCGAAATGGTCGGCACGGCCGATTTTCCTGCAGGATGACCGGTTCGCGCCCTATGGGCGGCTGGCCCCGGCGTCAAAGGCGGATTTTGCATTTGTTCAGCACATGCTGGCGCATCTGGACGACAACGGCACCATGGCGGTGGTGCTGCCGCATGGGGCGCTGTTCCGGGGCGGGGCCGAGGGCGCGATCCGCGAATTTATCATCCGTGAGAAGAACTGGCTGGATGCGGTGATCGGGTTGCCCGCGAATATTTTCTACGGCACCACGATCCCGACCTGCATTATGGTGTTCAAAAAATGCCGCGAGACGGACGAGGTGCTGTTTGTCGATGCATCCTCCTGCTTCGAGAAGGCCAAGAACCAGAATTACCTGCGCACACAGGACATCGACCGGATCGTCGAGGCATATCGCAGCCGGGCCGAGGTCGAACGCTTTGCGCATAATGCGCCGCGCGCCGAGATCGCGGGGAAGGACTGGAACCTGAACATCCCGCGGTATGTGGAGACCTTCCAGGCAGAGGCGCCGATCGACCTGGCCGCGGTGACGGCGGATCTGAAGGCGGTCGATGCGGAGATGGAGGGCGTCGACGCGAAGCTACGTGCCTTCTGCGCCGAGCTGGGGCTGGAGGCGCCGGTATGA
- a CDS encoding restriction endonuclease subunit S encodes MSGAMVPQLRFPGFAEGWPIEPLGPRTTKVGSGVTPKGGAASYLSEGIPLIRSQNVRDGRLELDDVAYIAEATHARMSGTHVMPDDILLNITGASIGRSCIVPDHVGPANVNQHVCIIRLDAKDSPAFIQQYLASPRGQKQIDDLQGGSGREGLNFENIRSFRIPFPLLAEQQKIADFLGTVDAKLDALRRKKSGLEAFKSGLMQRLFSQELRFTRDNGTEFPEWNQVSFAEIAERSSDKLDPRNVHEGMPVIDLENIESGTGRIIHAGQSDESASLKSVFRTGEVLFGKLRPYLRKFAQPDFEGCCSSEIWVLRGKRVSNDFLFHLIQSSRFMELATISSGSKMPRADWSIISSAEFDVPHPDEQRKIADALSAMDAKIAAVANQITHMETFKKGLLQQMFV; translated from the coding sequence ATGAGCGGGGCCATGGTGCCGCAGTTGCGGTTTCCGGGGTTCGCGGAGGGATGGCCCATAGAACCGCTGGGACCGCGCACCACCAAAGTGGGAAGTGGGGTCACGCCGAAAGGCGGGGCCGCCTCGTATCTATCGGAAGGGATACCGCTGATCCGTAGCCAGAATGTCCGAGATGGCAGGCTTGAACTGGATGACGTGGCATATATCGCCGAGGCAACCCATGCGCGAATGTCGGGCACTCATGTTATGCCCGACGACATTCTTCTGAACATCACCGGCGCATCTATTGGGCGCAGCTGCATCGTTCCCGATCACGTCGGCCCAGCCAACGTCAACCAGCACGTTTGCATAATTCGTCTCGACGCCAAAGACAGTCCGGCCTTCATCCAGCAGTATCTTGCTTCCCCAAGAGGGCAGAAGCAGATTGATGATCTGCAGGGTGGGAGCGGCCGCGAAGGTCTGAACTTTGAGAACATTCGAAGCTTCAGAATTCCGTTTCCTCTTCTCGCCGAACAGCAAAAGATCGCCGATTTCCTCGGCACGGTGGACGCCAAACTTGACGCCCTGCGGCGGAAGAAATCAGGGCTTGAGGCGTTCAAATCCGGCCTGATGCAGCGCCTGTTTTCCCAGGAGCTTCGCTTTACCCGCGATAATGGGACGGAGTTTCCGGAGTGGAATCAGGTGTCATTTGCTGAAATTGCAGAGCGTTCTTCTGATAAGCTCGACCCGCGTAACGTCCATGAAGGAATGCCGGTCATTGACCTGGAAAACATCGAATCCGGAACAGGCCGGATCATTCACGCTGGCCAGTCGGATGAAAGCGCCAGCCTGAAATCGGTCTTCCGGACAGGGGAGGTGCTGTTCGGAAAATTGCGTCCCTACTTGCGTAAATTTGCGCAACCCGATTTCGAAGGCTGCTGTTCCTCCGAAATCTGGGTCTTGCGTGGAAAGCGCGTGAGTAATGATTTCCTGTTCCATCTGATCCAGAGTAGCAGGTTCATGGAACTGGCAACAATCTCGTCCGGATCGAAGATGCCCCGGGCGGATTGGTCGATCATTTCCAGTGCGGAATTTGATGTTCCCCACCCCGACGAGCAACGCAAGATCGCCGATGCCCTCTCGGCTATGGACGCCAAGATCGCCGCCGTTGCCAACCAGATCACCCATATGGAGACCTTCAAGAAGGGCCTACTGCAACAGATGTTCGTGTGA